The stretch of DNA CATATCCACGCGGCCGATGCCGTGCTTGCCGCCAAGCTCGTTCAGCTTCTCCATAACCTGCAGAGGTGCAAGCGGTTCGCCGTTAAGGGCAACGCAGTCGCCCTTCAGGAATTCCAGCTCAAGATATTCCGACTCGTTCGGAGCGTCCTCGGGCGCATTCGTTAGCAGGAACATCTCCTTGTTCTCGGGAGCGCTGGCGTCAAACCACGGATCTTCCAGGACTCCGCTCTCATAGCTGATATGCAGCAGATTGCGGTCCATGGAATACGGCTTCGCCGCCGATGCCTGAACCGGAATGCCGTTCGCTTCCGCGTAGGCAATCATTTCCGCGCGTCCAGGGAACTGATTGCGGAACTCTTCGAGCCGCCAAGGCGCGATAACCTTGATGTTCGGAGCAAGGCCAGCCGCGCCAAGCTCGAATCGCACCTGGTCGTTGCCTTTGCCGGTGGCGCCGTGCGCAATAGCCGTGGCACCTTCCGCGATGGCGATGTCGACCATGCGTTTAGCGATCAGCGGGCGGGCGATACTGGTGCCGAGCAGATACTGCCCTTCGTACAGCGCCCCGGCCTGGAACATCGGGTAGATGAAATCCTTGGCGAATTCCTCGCGCAGGTCGTCGATATATACTTTCGACGCGCCGGTGGCGAGCGCTTTTTCCTCCAGACCGTCCAATTCTTCCTTCTGGCCGATATCGGCCGTAAAAGCGATAATTTCCGCGTCGTACGTTTCTTTCAGCCATTTCAGAATGACCGAGGTATCCAGGCCGCCGGAATAGGCGAGCACGATTTTTTCTTTTGCCATTAAAAAATTCTTCCTTTCTGCTTAAGGGATTTCTCGCTGCGCTTGATCGCTAAGCTGGACAGGTCAGCCCATCAGGGCGGCCATCAGCGCCTTTTGCGCATGCAGCCGGTTCTCCGCCTCATCGAAAATGAAGGAGTTCGGTCCGTCGATAATTCCAGCGGTCACTTCCTCGCCCCGGTGGGCAGGCAGACAGTGCAGGAACATATAGTCGCTCTTCGCGCCTTTGACGAGCTCCTCGTTAACCTGGTAATCCTTGAACGCGGCTTCCCGCTTGAGCTGCTCTTCCTCGAAGCCCATGCTTGCCCATACGTCCGTATAGATGACATCGGCATCCTTCACCGCTTCCTCCGGACTGCGCGTGATGACGATCTCGGAGCCGGTCTCTTTGGCGATTTCCCGCGCTTTGGCCACAACCGCAGCATCCGGCTCGTAACCTTCCGGTCCCGCAATGGAGACATGGACGCCAAGCTTAGCCCCGCCAAGCAGCAGGGAATGCGCCATATTGTTGCCGTCGCCGATAAAGGCAAGCTTCAGGCCCTTCAACTGACCCTTCTGCTCATAGACGGTTTGATAGTCGGCCAGCACCTGGCACGGATGCGCCAGATCGCTCAGGCCGTTAATGACGGGCACCGAAGCGTAGCGGGCCAGCTCTTCAACCTTGTCATGTCCGAATGTGCGGATCATGATGCCGTCCAGATAACGCGACATGACCTGCGCCGTATCGCCCACCGTCTCGCCGCGTCCGAGTTGGATGTCGTTTTTGCTCAGGAATAAAGCATGTCCGCCAAGCTGAAACATGCCTACCTCAAAGGATACGCGTGTGCGTGTGGATGATTTTTCAAAAATAAGACCGATCGTCTTGCCCAGCAGCGGCTGATATACTTCGCCGTTCTTCTGCTTGCGCTTCAGCTCGATCGCCAGATCAATCAGATACTGGATTTCTTCCGTACTGTAGTCATCCAGCTCCAGAAAATCCCGGCCTTTGAGCACGATGCCCTGTGAATTGTCCGTGATGCTCTGACTCATGAATCCGTTCCTCCTTGTTATTCATAATATGGCCCTGCCAAATAACCCTGCAAAAAGGGGAGTTAGTTAAAGCCTATCTATACTGCGGGAACTGTACCCGCTAATTTATTGCTTGAATCGTCCGCTTTGCGCTATCACTTAGCCTGATGCTCGATAGCATAAGTATGAATGAGATCCGAAAGGATGTCCACCGCCTGGCGAATCTCTTCCTTTGTTACGTACAGGTTCGGCAGCAGACGGATGACATGGGTTCCCGCCGTGACGAACAGCAGACCCTTGGATTGACCGGCCAGCACGATATCACCAACAGGAGATTGGCACTCGATGCCGATCAGCAGACCTTTGCCGCGGACGTCCACTACGAATGGACAATCGGCCAGCTTCTCTTTCAGAAGCCCGGTCAAATATTCGCCGGACTCGGCCGCGCGCT from Paenibacillus sophorae encodes:
- the argF gene encoding ornithine carbamoyltransferase; amino-acid sequence: MSQSITDNSQGIVLKGRDFLELDDYSTEEIQYLIDLAIELKRKQKNGEVYQPLLGKTIGLIFEKSSTRTRVSFEVGMFQLGGHALFLSKNDIQLGRGETVGDTAQVMSRYLDGIMIRTFGHDKVEELARYASVPVINGLSDLAHPCQVLADYQTVYEQKGQLKGLKLAFIGDGNNMAHSLLLGGAKLGVHVSIAGPEGYEPDAAVVAKAREIAKETGSEIVITRSPEEAVKDADVIYTDVWASMGFEEEQLKREAAFKDYQVNEELVKGAKSDYMFLHCLPAHRGEEVTAGIIDGPNSFIFDEAENRLHAQKALMAALMG
- a CDS encoding argininosuccinate synthase; amino-acid sequence: MAKEKIVLAYSGGLDTSVILKWLKETYDAEIIAFTADIGQKEELDGLEEKALATGASKVYIDDLREEFAKDFIYPMFQAGALYEGQYLLGTSIARPLIAKRMVDIAIAEGATAIAHGATGKGNDQVRFELGAAGLAPNIKVIAPWRLEEFRNQFPGRAEMIAYAEANGIPVQASAAKPYSMDRNLLHISYESGVLEDPWFDASAPENKEMFLLTNAPEDAPNESEYLELEFLKGDCVALNGEPLAPLQVMEKLNELGGKHGIGRVDMVENRFVGMKSRGVYETPGGTILFTAHRKMESITMDREVMNVRDSLITRYSTLVYNGFWFAPERKAIQALVTESQQNVTGTVRLKLYKGNIIAAGVKSPVSLYNPNIATMEADPTQAYDQGDATGFIRLNALRLKVSTGVAESAK